Proteins from a single region of Paenibacillus sp. BIHB 4019:
- the prsW gene encoding glutamic-type intramembrane protease PrsW, with product MMWISVLTAAVAPGIALLTYLYLKDKYDTEPIHMVVRMFLLGVLIVLPIMVVQRGLQLWWGDNPVVFSFIQSAGVEEFMKWFVLYHFIYNHTEFDEPYDGIVYAGSISLGFATLENVMYAFLVPASFGSLVMRALLPVSGHALFGIMMGYYVGKAKFESNGKKRRNYIIVSFLLPIMLHGSYDWIMITMRSSWIWFIIPFMAVLWVVGLRKMQRANSRSPFRFLKRDEEVKL from the coding sequence GTGGATCTCTGTCTTGACAGCAGCTGTGGCACCAGGAATAGCACTGCTGACTTATTTATATTTAAAGGACAAATACGATACGGAGCCTATTCATATGGTCGTCCGGATGTTCTTGCTGGGCGTGCTGATCGTGCTGCCGATTATGGTTGTGCAGCGCGGCTTGCAGCTTTGGTGGGGCGATAATCCAGTCGTTTTTTCTTTTATTCAATCGGCTGGCGTAGAGGAATTTATGAAATGGTTCGTTCTTTATCATTTTATTTACAATCATACGGAGTTTGACGAACCTTACGACGGCATCGTGTACGCCGGTTCCATATCGCTAGGATTTGCGACGCTCGAAAATGTGATGTATGCCTTTCTGGTTCCCGCGTCGTTCGGCTCGCTCGTTATGAGGGCGCTGCTTCCCGTATCGGGACATGCCCTCTTCGGCATTATGATGGGCTATTACGTAGGCAAAGCGAAGTTCGAGAGCAATGGCAAAAAACGCAGAAATTATATTATCGTATCGTTTCTGCTGCCGATTATGCTGCACGGCAGCTATGACTGGATTATGATTACGATGCGTTCCAGCTGGATCTGGTTCATCATTCCGTTCATGGCAGTGTTATGGGTCGTTGGCCTCCGAAAAATGCAGCGGGCCAACTCGCGATCGCCATTTCGTTTTTTGAAGCGGGATGAAGAGGTTAAATTGTAA